A section of the Marinitoga hydrogenitolerans DSM 16785 genome encodes:
- the nuoB gene encoding NADH-quinone oxidoreductase subunit NuoB, protein MALNENEKINEIDVNELDCRDTLTFWEKFGNIFRSKSIWMLHYCTGCGAMELPPTMTSRFDMERIGMAPMATPRQADVLLVTGYLSVKTLRRVIYTYEQMQNPKYLVGFGSCTLNGGVYYDSYAVISRLDYYLPVDLYIAGCMPRPEAVMSGFKKLMDMIKKGDALGWKRYQKYYDWYKANQVRALGEVYVKDEFHE, encoded by the coding sequence ATGGCTTTAAATGAAAATGAAAAAATAAATGAAATTGATGTTAATGAATTAGATTGTAGAGATACTTTGACATTTTGGGAAAAATTTGGAAATATATTTAGAAGCAAATCTATTTGGATGTTGCATTACTGTACTGGTTGTGGCGCTATGGAATTACCTCCAACAATGACATCTAGATTTGATATGGAAAGAATAGGTATGGCTCCAATGGCAACTCCAAGGCAGGCTGATGTTTTATTGGTTACAGGATATTTAAGTGTTAAAACATTGAGAAGGGTAATTTATACATATGAGCAAATGCAAAATCCAAAATATTTGGTTGGTTTTGGATCTTGTACCTTAAATGGTGGCGTTTATTATGATTCATATGCCGTTATTTCAAGATTAGATTATTATTTACCTGTAGATTTATACATTGCAGGATGTATGCCCAGACCTGAAGCCGTAATGTCGGGATTTAAAAAATTAATGGATATGATAAAAAAAGGTGATGCTCTTGGATGGAAAAGATATCAGAAATATTATGATTGGTATAAAGCTAATCAGGTTCGAGCCCTTGGGGAGGTGTATGTAAAAGATGAATTCCACGAATAA
- a CDS encoding proton-conducting transporter transmembrane domain-containing protein — MALNTLILFILLGSLVTYIVSKFNKQAGAWLTIIISLVSLFAIYTLKDSSGQIFNIFNYGNYSLDLVSTSYAWFFSIVMVIVYSMVAFFNTYWMEKVIHPAAYNLFYVLSLGGTIGVFYAKDFLTLFIFWELVVWSSMFIIPLGKSRRASVVYYGISTIGSFTMLYAILMLNVKYGTFEINTVIQKMTEDSNFAILFFFLIVIAGLTKLGVFPFHTWLPIAHGNAPHTFSPVLSGGLVKMGGFIAFLMTAVLPTSKVFSNHLKILNNPFENYMLMILGAISIIIGTLMAIKQDDAKKLIAYSTVSNSGYILIGLSLVDQTAFAGGMMHVFNHAMASAAMFLSFAAIAYRTGTTKISELGGLIKKMPVTFAAYLIAIISLAGIPPMSGFASKWLIFQGLIRKGNMFIAFAAFFGSVGSFLYVFRPLAGAFLGQLSPKHEDVKEVPFLMQLPMLIISGLTILYGIYPGLMLKYIAKIQEMVGIKAIVIDGFKIITPNGMWDSWVVTLVFTIGFVIAAILYFVLPKAKSVGLMDTYTSAEFIHDPDKYHYASNYYAPFERLYKNHPSVEKFYDSVALRVKELGQLVRTWFFNENPAFSIFWISLVITAIFMWGDKI; from the coding sequence GTGGCTTTAAATACTTTAATTTTATTCATATTATTAGGTAGTTTAGTAACATATATTGTTTCAAAATTCAACAAACAAGCTGGCGCATGGTTAACTATAATAATTTCATTAGTATCATTATTTGCAATTTATACATTAAAGGATTCATCTGGACAAATTTTTAATATATTCAATTATGGAAATTATTCATTAGATTTAGTATCAACATCATATGCATGGTTCTTCTCAATAGTAATGGTAATTGTTTATTCAATGGTAGCTTTCTTTAATACATATTGGATGGAGAAAGTTATACACCCTGCAGCATACAATCTATTCTATGTATTATCTTTAGGTGGAACAATTGGGGTATTTTATGCAAAAGACTTTTTAACATTATTTATTTTCTGGGAATTAGTAGTTTGGTCATCAATGTTTATAATTCCATTAGGTAAATCTCGAAGAGCTTCAGTTGTTTATTATGGAATAAGTACTATAGGTTCATTTACAATGTTATATGCTATTTTAATGTTGAATGTAAAATATGGAACATTTGAAATAAATACAGTTATTCAAAAAATGACAGAAGATTCTAATTTTGCAATTCTCTTCTTCTTTTTGATAGTAATTGCTGGTTTAACAAAATTAGGTGTATTTCCATTCCATACATGGTTACCTATTGCGCATGGTAATGCACCGCATACATTTTCTCCTGTATTATCAGGTGGCCTTGTAAAAATGGGTGGTTTTATAGCATTTTTAATGACGGCAGTATTACCAACTTCCAAAGTATTTTCAAATCATTTGAAAATTTTAAATAACCCATTTGAAAACTATATGTTGATGATATTAGGAGCTATAAGTATAATTATTGGTACATTAATGGCTATAAAACAAGATGATGCAAAAAAACTCATTGCTTATTCCACAGTAAGTAACAGTGGATATATATTAATTGGTTTATCTTTAGTTGATCAAACAGCATTTGCTGGTGGTATGATGCACGTATTTAATCATGCTATGGCTTCAGCCGCTATGTTCTTGTCATTTGCAGCTATTGCATATAGAACAGGAACAACAAAGATATCTGAACTTGGCGGATTAATTAAAAAAATGCCTGTTACTTTTGCAGCATATTTGATCGCAATAATTTCATTAGCCGGAATTCCTCCAATGAGTGGCTTCGCATCAAAATGGCTTATTTTTCAAGGGTTAATTAGAAAAGGCAATATGTTTATTGCTTTTGCGGCATTCTTTGGTAGTGTAGGTTCATTCTTATATGTTTTCAGACCTTTAGCAGGTGCATTTTTGGGTCAATTATCACCAAAACATGAAGATGTAAAAGAAGTTCCTTTTTTAATGCAATTACCAATGTTAATAATATCTGGTTTAACTATATTATATGGTATATATCCTGGTTTAATGTTAAAATATATAGCTAAAATACAAGAAATGGTTGGTATAAAGGCTATAGTTATTGATGGATTTAAAATTATAACTCCAAATGGTATGTGGGATTCATGGGTTGTAACTCTTGTGTTTACAATTGGATTTGTTATAGCAGCAATACTTTATTTTGTACTTCCAAAAGCAAAATCAGTTGGTTTGATGGATACATATACATCAGCTGAATTTATTCATGATCCAGATAAATATCATTATGCATCGAATTATTATGCCCCATTTGAAAGATTATATAAAAACCATCCTTCAGTTGAAAAATTCTATGACTCAGTTGCTTTAAGAGTAAAGGAATTAGGTCAATTGGTAAGAACATGGTTCTTTAATGAAAATCCTGCGTTTAGTATTTTCTGGATTTCATTAGTGATAACTGCAATATTTATGTGGGGTGATAAAATATGA
- a CDS encoding Na(+)/H(+) antiporter subunit B — protein MKRFIAALIVLVLGIFIFTNLYSTGEGKLFPKFGEVNLSERVSNSFVNKNVSENSGEVKFKETKNAESGSANMVTSIVVNYRSFDTLGEVTVLFVSALGVGLLLSGNTRMKFKTPPNFILKTAVRIISGIILITGVYIFIHGHLTPGGGFPGGSMIASAVLLFYLSDDEFRTKVKAFKVLEGTAGSLYLIFGLLGISLGGYFLYNFLPTGTVGELFSAGIVPIIYIFVGLKVGSELSNLISDFLSEEGK, from the coding sequence ATGAAAAGATTTATTGCTGCATTAATAGTATTAGTTTTAGGAATTTTTATTTTTACTAACCTTTATTCAACAGGTGAAGGTAAATTATTCCCAAAATTTGGTGAAGTAAACTTAAGCGAAAGAGTATCAAATAGCTTTGTAAATAAAAATGTTAGTGAAAATTCAGGTGAAGTAAAATTTAAAGAAACAAAAAATGCTGAAAGTGGTTCTGCAAATATGGTAACTTCAATTGTTGTAAACTACAGGTCATTTGATACATTAGGCGAAGTTACAGTATTATTTGTTTCTGCTTTAGGTGTTGGATTATTATTAAGCGGTAACACAAGAATGAAATTTAAAACACCACCAAACTTTATTTTAAAAACTGCAGTAAGAATAATTTCAGGAATTATTTTAATAACAGGTGTTTATATATTCATTCATGGTCATTTAACTCCTGGAGGAGGATTTCCAGGTGGTTCTATGATTGCTTCTGCAGTATTATTGTTCTACTTATCTGATGATGAATTCAGAACAAAAGTAAAAGCTTTTAAAGTATTAGAAGGAACAGCTGGAAGTTTATATTTAATATTTGGCCTTTTAGGAATATCATTGGGTGGATATTTCTTATACAATTTTTTACCTACAGGTACAGTTGGAGAATTATTCAGCGCAGGTATAGTTCCAATTATTTACATTTTTGTAGGATTAAAAGTAGGATCTGAGCTTTCAAACTTAATCTCAGATTTTCTCTCAGAGGAGGGGAAATAA
- a CDS encoding cation:proton antiporter → MNIFIGILITFGAFFSVLRLIFGPTTPDRVVAVDTLNVIITGSIVFLAFVFNSSLYLDIALVYGALSFLETVVIARYLEGKK, encoded by the coding sequence ATGAATATTTTTATTGGAATTTTAATTACATTTGGGGCTTTTTTTTCTGTTTTAAGACTCATTTTTGGACCGACCACACCAGATAGAGTAGTTGCTGTAGACACTTTAAATGTCATTATAACAGGTTCAATAGTTTTTTTGGCTTTTGTTTTCAACAGTAGTTTATATTTGGATATTGCTTTAGTTTATGGAGCATTATCTTTCTTAGAAACTGTTGTAATTGCCCGTTATTTGGAGGGGAAAAAATGA
- a CDS encoding complex I subunit 5 family protein: MINPVLLIAIPLLFAFLSVIFKKADKTLLLAAVAFNVFGTLIIQEGNIIIGGWKPPFGINLVVDQYSIFGLTILNIVFALSVITSVASIKKYSTVLLVSLASLNGMMLTGDLFNLFVFLEIASISAYIMSTMTKNFKGTFNYIILGAFGSNLYLLGIIILYATVGTLNMADMASKISLVNNNVLLLAVTFIFAGFAVEAKLMPFNGWVKMVYGNVNDLNGGIFASAYATAAIMMFGKIFTNIFVVDGTLKTLLLTITVLTFVFGEIAAFAQKNVRSILAFSSIGQAGLIATLFLAGITGGAMMQVANNAFTKLLMFTIAGAMYVYAGTDNVDKLQGLFKKHKLIGFGFSVAALSLVGLPLFYGFYVKIFTLTNLFKLNNFWIPALILFASLIEGIYFIRMLVKLWNPGEEGKESKDEYTTKLSLENTFAYAVLAIAVGLFIIYISFNPEFITQGISNYLSNIPGGM, encoded by the coding sequence ATGATTAATCCTGTTTTATTAATAGCGATCCCTTTATTGTTTGCTTTTTTGTCCGTTATTTTCAAAAAAGCTGATAAAACATTACTATTAGCTGCAGTTGCATTTAATGTTTTTGGAACTTTGATTATTCAGGAAGGAAATATTATCATTGGCGGTTGGAAACCACCATTTGGTATAAACCTCGTTGTTGATCAATATTCAATATTTGGATTAACAATATTGAATATTGTTTTTGCTTTATCTGTTATTACATCAGTAGCTTCAATAAAAAAATATTCAACTGTACTATTGGTTTCATTAGCTTCCTTGAACGGAATGATGTTAACTGGAGATTTATTTAACTTATTTGTATTTTTGGAAATTGCATCAATTTCAGCATATATAATGTCAACAATGACAAAAAATTTTAAAGGAACATTTAACTACATAATTTTAGGAGCTTTTGGCTCAAATCTTTATTTATTAGGAATTATAATTCTTTATGCTACAGTAGGAACATTGAACATGGCTGATATGGCTTCAAAAATTAGCCTTGTAAATAATAATGTATTATTATTAGCAGTAACATTTATATTTGCCGGATTTGCTGTAGAAGCTAAACTAATGCCATTCAACGGTTGGGTGAAAATGGTATATGGAAATGTTAATGATTTAAATGGTGGAATCTTTGCTTCTGCATATGCAACAGCTGCCATTATGATGTTTGGAAAAATATTTACAAATATATTTGTAGTAGACGGAACATTGAAAACACTATTACTAACAATTACAGTGTTAACATTTGTATTCGGAGAAATTGCAGCTTTTGCACAAAAAAATGTAAGAAGTATTCTTGCATTTTCAAGTATAGGACAAGCTGGTTTAATAGCAACATTGTTCTTAGCTGGGATTACAGGTGGAGCAATGATGCAAGTTGCAAATAATGCCTTTACTAAATTATTAATGTTCACAATTGCAGGAGCAATGTACGTTTATGCTGGTACAGATAATGTAGATAAATTACAGGGTTTATTCAAGAAACATAAATTAATAGGTTTTGGATTTTCAGTAGCAGCACTTTCTTTAGTTGGACTACCATTATTCTATGGTTTTTATGTAAAAATATTTACATTAACAAATCTATTCAAATTAAATAATTTTTGGATTCCTGCATTAATACTATTTGCAAGTTTAATTGAAGGTATTTACTTCATTAGAATGCTAGTTAAATTATGGAATCCTGGAGAAGAAGGAAAAGAATCAAAAGATGAATATACAACAAAACTTTCTTTGGAAAACACATTTGCTTATGCCGTTTTAGCTATTGCTGTTGGATTATTCATAATTTACATTAGTTTCAATCCGGAATTTATAACACAAGGTATAAGTAATTACCTTTCCAATATACCGGGAGGGATGTGA
- a CDS encoding sodium:proton antiporter codes for MIQYLFIGLILIGIYGLLTQKNLIKIVVALNVLEIGVNLFIISIGYVNDGVAPILFKGVVSNKNIFVDPLPQALVLTAIVIGVGVTALALTVARKLYEKYKTLELDEMGSESND; via the coding sequence ATGATACAATACTTATTTATTGGTTTAATATTAATTGGTATATATGGTCTTCTAACTCAAAAGAACTTAATTAAAATTGTAGTAGCATTAAACGTTTTAGAGATTGGTGTTAACTTGTTTATAATTTCCATAGGTTATGTGAATGATGGTGTGGCTCCAATATTATTTAAAGGAGTAGTATCAAATAAAAATATATTTGTAGACCCTTTACCACAAGCGTTGGTTCTTACAGCTATTGTCATAGGTGTTGGAGTTACAGCGTTAGCATTAACAGTTGCAAGAAAACTTTATGAAAAATACAAAACATTAGAATTGGATGAGATGGGGAGTGAAAGCAATGATTAA
- the mnhG gene encoding monovalent cation/H(+) antiporter subunit G, with amino-acid sequence MIVIGYILMTIGALFYVLGGLGLIRMPDVYNRLQAATKATTLGTFSLVLGVGIANPSWFIKTLLIVIFLTITNPVGSSVLAKASYIYGIKPFKLVKNELDELYKSRGDENADN; translated from the coding sequence ATGATTGTTATAGGATATATTTTAATGACCATAGGAGCTCTTTTTTATGTTTTAGGTGGATTGGGTCTTATTAGAATGCCAGATGTTTATAATAGACTTCAAGCTGCAACTAAAGCTACAACGTTAGGAACTTTTTCACTTGTTTTAGGAGTTGGGATTGCAAATCCTTCATGGTTTATAAAAACATTATTAATTGTAATCTTTTTAACTATTACAAATCCAGTTGGAAGTTCTGTTTTAGCAAAAGCTTCTTATATTTATGGTATAAAACCTTTTAAATTAGTAAAAAACGAGTTAGATGAGCTCTACAAAAGTAGAGGTGATGAAAATGCAGATAATTGA
- a CDS encoding Na+/H+ antiporter subunit E produces MKKYISTFLTLWAIWIALTGFSIQEILTGLLVSLVLSGIISKVVDYSFDFTLIPKVFMFVFVYIPVFIIEMIKANIDVAVRILTPSLPLNPGFVKVPTKLKGNVGKLTLANSITLTPGTLSIDADKDSIYIHWIDVKGETPEEYQKFVSGKFEKILGGIYK; encoded by the coding sequence TTGAAAAAGTACATTTCAACTTTTCTAACCTTATGGGCTATTTGGATAGCACTTACAGGGTTTAGTATTCAAGAGATATTAACAGGTTTATTAGTATCTCTTGTATTATCAGGGATAATTTCAAAAGTAGTTGATTACTCTTTTGATTTTACTCTGATTCCAAAGGTTTTTATGTTCGTGTTTGTTTATATTCCTGTTTTTATTATAGAGATGATAAAAGCAAACATTGATGTGGCTGTCAGGATTCTAACTCCATCTTTACCATTGAATCCAGGATTTGTAAAAGTTCCCACAAAATTAAAGGGTAACGTTGGAAAATTAACTTTAGCAAATTCTATCACATTAACTCCAGGAACATTATCCATAGATGCTGATAAGGATAGTATTTATATTCATTGGATTGATGTGAAAGGTGAAACTCCCGAAGAATATCAAAAATTTGTTTCAGGAAAGTTTGAGAAAATTTTGGGAGGGATATATAAATGA
- a CDS encoding Na(+)/H(+) antiporter subunit B — protein MQIIEILVGITLLVFAFLAIESKKIINSVIYLSILSMLSVVSFIFMKAPDVAITEAVIGSGLVTAVFIFTLFSIKKVGDKK, from the coding sequence ATGCAGATAATTGAAATTTTAGTAGGTATTACATTGTTAGTTTTTGCTTTTTTAGCTATAGAATCAAAAAAAATAATTAATTCAGTAATTTATTTATCAATATTGAGTATGTTATCAGTAGTATCTTTCATATTTATGAAAGCTCCTGATGTTGCTATTACAGAAGCAGTAATAGGTTCAGGTTTAGTAACAGCAGTATTTATATTTACCCTTTTTTCTATAAAAAAGGTTGGTGATAAAAAATGA
- a CDS encoding respiratory chain complex I subunit 1 family protein, with protein sequence MTTFFLAVSLVLLAFFWQITLSGIQRKIIARIHRRVGPHWYQNFIDLFKTWSKSSISHGFIYDFGVLMALGGTIATLIFIPAGHIVVFDKLDNFFVIVYLLAVGSLGMAMSAVGSGNPWASIGVMRALTQMLGYELPYIMTVFGIIYANKTASIHAIAQAQQTMGILGWNMFRMPLGVIVGFVTLMGMLGKKPYDTPIAPAEIASGPLVEYGGKHLGMLMLQHEFATFIEIGLFVNLFLGGGTIITFLIKYFFVYVLATMISSVVARFKIDQLVVFYYKVPLALAFIQTAIVIFTGLGVSIWL encoded by the coding sequence ATGACAACATTCTTTTTAGCTGTTAGTTTAGTATTATTAGCATTCTTTTGGCAAATAACATTGTCTGGTATTCAAAGAAAAATAATTGCGAGAATACATAGACGAGTTGGTCCTCATTGGTATCAAAATTTCATAGATTTATTTAAAACATGGAGTAAAAGTTCAATTTCACATGGATTTATATATGATTTTGGTGTATTGATGGCTTTAGGTGGAACAATAGCAACGTTAATATTTATTCCAGCTGGTCATATCGTAGTTTTTGATAAATTGGATAATTTCTTTGTTATCGTGTATCTTTTAGCTGTTGGATCTTTAGGAATGGCTATGAGTGCTGTTGGATCTGGAAACCCTTGGGCAAGTATAGGTGTTATGAGGGCTTTAACTCAAATGTTGGGTTATGAATTGCCTTATATAATGACTGTATTTGGGATTATATATGCAAATAAAACAGCTTCTATTCATGCTATAGCTCAAGCCCAACAAACAATGGGCATCCTTGGATGGAATATGTTTAGAATGCCTTTAGGAGTAATAGTTGGATTTGTAACATTAATGGGAATGCTCGGTAAAAAGCCTTATGATACCCCAATTGCTCCAGCAGAAATTGCATCTGGTCCATTAGTAGAATATGGTGGAAAACATTTAGGAATGCTTATGTTACAGCACGAATTTGCAACATTTATTGAAATTGGTTTATTTGTAAATTTATTTTTAGGAGGCGGAACAATAATAACATTTTTAATAAAATACTTCTTTGTATATGTTTTAGCTACAATGATTTCTTCAGTAGTTGCCCGATTTAAAATTGATCAATTAGTAGTATTTTATTATAAAGTACCTTTAGCTTTAGCTTTTATTCAAACAGCAATTGTAATATTCACCGGTTTGGGGGTGAGCATATGGCTTTAA
- a CDS encoding putative manganese-dependent inorganic diphosphatase, which produces MKIHVIGHKRPDTDSIAASISYAYLKNQIDEKNEYIPFRLGELNPESNYVLDYFNIAKPNYLEHVYIQVKDVMIEKVITADKESTIYEIGNTMLEKQVKCIPIVDENRKLIGLLTERELAKNFLKEIQNFTLDENPPKVKDIIKTMNGKLIVGDENRKLKGCPTIGAMSADEVKRYVKKDDVLITGNRKDIQKIAIEKEVSCLIITGNFIPDKNIIKLAKEKNIPIVVSPHPTYITARLLRLSTHVERIMEKKPLTTHPEEILKDFEEELMQDKKGIAIVVDDNIKVKGIITRHDLIKPKSKKIILVDHSEKSQTVEGIEEAEILEIIDHHRLGGLETGLPITAHIRPVGSTNTIIWDLYKKNNLKPPKEIAGLMISAILSDTMILKSPTTTYEDKKAVEELSNLLKIDPIEYGIQMYKAKTNLEGFSEKEILTLDLKETRLSKGKIGISQIEVINPDQILLKKEKIIHAMERIAKEKKYILFLFLLTDVLKEGSYIFAAGQYKLAEKVFKTKFHNQISFLEGIVSRKKQVMPLIFRNI; this is translated from the coding sequence ATGAAAATACATGTTATAGGTCATAAAAGACCCGATACAGACAGCATTGCAGCATCTATATCATATGCGTATTTAAAAAATCAAATTGATGAAAAGAACGAATATATTCCATTTAGATTAGGTGAATTAAATCCTGAAAGTAATTATGTGCTTGATTATTTTAATATAGCGAAGCCAAATTATTTAGAGCATGTATATATACAGGTAAAAGATGTAATGATTGAAAAAGTAATAACAGCGGATAAAGAATCAACTATTTATGAAATAGGAAATACAATGCTTGAAAAACAAGTAAAATGTATCCCAATTGTGGATGAAAATAGAAAATTAATTGGTCTATTAACCGAACGTGAATTAGCTAAAAATTTTTTAAAAGAGATTCAAAATTTTACTTTAGATGAAAACCCTCCAAAAGTAAAAGATATAATTAAAACAATGAATGGAAAGTTAATTGTTGGAGATGAAAATAGAAAATTAAAAGGTTGTCCGACAATAGGAGCTATGAGTGCTGATGAGGTAAAACGTTATGTGAAAAAGGATGATGTTTTAATTACTGGAAATAGAAAAGATATCCAAAAAATAGCTATTGAAAAAGAAGTAAGTTGTTTAATAATAACAGGTAATTTTATTCCTGATAAAAATATTATAAAACTTGCCAAAGAAAAAAATATTCCAATTGTTGTTTCTCCACATCCAACATATATAACTGCTCGTTTGCTTAGATTAAGTACACATGTTGAAAGGATTATGGAAAAGAAACCCCTTACAACGCATCCGGAAGAAATACTTAAAGACTTTGAAGAAGAATTAATGCAAGATAAAAAAGGAATTGCGATAGTTGTTGATGATAATATTAAAGTAAAGGGAATTATTACAAGACATGATTTAATAAAACCAAAATCAAAGAAAATTATATTAGTCGACCATTCTGAAAAATCTCAAACTGTTGAAGGAATTGAAGAAGCAGAAATTTTAGAAATAATAGATCATCATAGACTTGGAGGTTTAGAAACAGGACTTCCAATAACTGCTCATATTAGACCAGTTGGATCTACTAATACAATAATTTGGGATTTGTATAAAAAAAATAACTTAAAACCCCCAAAAGAAATTGCAGGATTAATGATTTCAGCAATATTATCTGATACAATGATCTTGAAATCACCAACAACAACTTACGAGGATAAAAAAGCAGTAGAAGAACTTTCTAATTTATTAAAAATTGATCCTATTGAATATGGAATTCAAATGTATAAAGCAAAAACCAATCTTGAAGGATTTTCAGAAAAAGAAATTTTAACGCTTGATTTGAAAGAAACACGTTTATCTAAAGGGAAAATCGGAATTTCTCAAATCGAAGTAATCAATCCTGATCAAATACTTTTGAAAAAAGAGAAAATTATACATGCAATGGAAAGAATTGCGAAAGAAAAAAAATATATATTATTTCTTTTCTTATTAACAGATGTTTTAAAAGAAGGTTCATACATATTTGCAGCAGGACAATATAAATTAGCAGAAAAAGTATTTAAGACTAAATTTCACAATCAAATTTCGTTTTTAGAAGGGATTGTTTCAAGAAAAAAGCAAGTTATGCCTTTAATTTTTAGAAATATTTAA
- a CDS encoding ArsR/SmtB family transcription factor → MDECKLISNIFKSLSHPIRLRIIKLLNGKKLSVLEIAEKLGTSQSSISQHLKILEENGIIVKEKKGNVVYCKLKHNLVMELLSDGKRIISQELKEVNNIIKEA, encoded by the coding sequence TTGGATGAATGTAAGTTGATTTCTAACATTTTTAAATCTTTATCGCATCCGATTAGATTAAGAATTATCAAGCTTTTAAATGGGAAAAAATTATCTGTTTTAGAAATTGCTGAAAAATTAGGAACAAGTCAATCGAGTATTTCCCAACATCTTAAAATTTTAGAAGAAAATGGAATTATCGTGAAAGAAAAAAAAGGAAATGTTGTATATTGCAAATTAAAGCATAATTTGGTTATGGAATTATTATCTGACGGAAAAAGAATAATTTCACAAGAACTAAAAGAAGTTAATAATATAATTAAAGAAGCATAA
- a CDS encoding NADH-quinone oxidoreductase subunit C, with translation MNSTNNIIEDIKSKFNPENIEKVKKNQVAIDLKHEEVHSVLAYLKSQGWKQLTLLTCIDWIKENKFQLVYIIMNWENSMTIQVRTKINRDNPQFRTIINIYPGAEFYERDVHEFFGVEFEGNEKANKPLFLELWDDIPPMRKDFDPLAYSKKKFDVREYKVDFIPKEGEAE, from the coding sequence ATGAATTCCACGAATAATATAATTGAAGATATAAAATCTAAATTTAACCCTGAAAATATTGAAAAAGTGAAAAAAAATCAAGTTGCTATTGATTTAAAACATGAAGAAGTCCATTCGGTATTAGCTTATTTGAAGTCTCAAGGTTGGAAACAACTGACATTATTAACCTGTATAGATTGGATTAAAGAAAACAAATTTCAATTAGTATATATAATTATGAATTGGGAAAATTCTATGACAATTCAGGTGAGAACAAAAATAAATAGAGATAATCCGCAATTTAGAACCATAATAAATATTTATCCTGGTGCAGAATTTTATGAGAGAGATGTTCATGAGTTTTTTGGCGTTGAATTTGAAGGAAATGAAAAAGCAAACAAACCATTATTTTTAGAACTTTGGGATGATATACCCCCAATGAGAAAAGATTTTGATCCATTAGCTTATTCAAAAAAGAAATTTGATGTAAGAGAATATAAAGTTGATTTCATTCCGAAAGAAGGTGAAGCTGAATGA